The following DNA comes from Bacillaceae bacterium S4-13-56.
GAGTTAGATAAAGATGTTACTGTTGAAGAAATTAATGCGGCCTTCAAATCAGCTGCTGAAAATGAATTGCAAGGTATTCTTGGATACAGTGACGAGCCATTAGTGTCTCGTGACTATAATGGAAATACCCATTCTTCCATTGTAGATGGACTTTCTACCCTTGTTCTTGAAGGTAACATGGTTAAGGTTATTTCTTGGTACGATAACGAAACTGGTTATTCTAACCGTTGTGTAGATTTAGCGGTTTATCTTGACCAAAAAGGATTATAATAACAAAGAATACTCGGAATCCGTCGATAGGGAATCGTGTATGCACAAACAAAGGAGGAGGACTGATCCTCCTCCTTTGTTACTACATATGGCCACTGGTCACAATATAAGGAGGTTCTACTGTTGAATAAACAATCAATTCGCGACGTAGAAGTAAAAGGTAAACGCGTATTTTGTCGTGTGGACTTTAATGTTCCTATGAAAAATGAAGAGATCACAGACGATACAAGAATTCGTGCAGCCCTACCAACCATTCAATATTTAATGGAGCAAGGGGCGAAAGTAATTCTAGCCAGCCACCTAGGACGTCCCAAGGGTCAGGTTGTTGAAGAACTTCGCCTAAATGCTGTTGCTCAGCGTTTAAGTGATTTATTAAATAAATCTGTTGTGAAGACAGATGAAGCTTACGGTGATGAAGCAAAGGAAGCCATTTCTCAATTGGAAGCTGGAGACGTTCTATTGTTAGAAAACGTTCGTTTCTATCCTGGTGAGGAAAAAAATGATGAAGAACTTGCTAAACAATTTGCAGAGCTAGCTGACCTTTACGTTAATGATGCATTTGGTGCAGCTCACAGAGCCCATGCATCTACGGAAGGGATTGCTCACCACCTTCCAGCAGTAGCTGGTTTTCTCATGGAAAAAGAGCTACAAGTACTAGGAAGTGCCCTTAACAATCCAGAGCGTCCATTTACAGCGATTATTGGTGGAGCGAAGGTGAAAGACAAAATCGGGGTTATTGATAATCTTTTGGACAAAGTAGATAATCTTATCATTGGTGGAGGATTAGCCTATACTTTTGTCAAAGCACAAGGATATGAAATAGGAAATTCTCTTCTAGAAGAAGATAAAATAGATCTTGCCAAAGAATTCATGCAAAAGGCAAAGGATAAGGGAGTTCGTTTCCTTATGCCTGTTGATGCAGTTGTTGCGGATGATTTCTCAGATGACGCGAATATAAAAGTGGTAGATATTAAGGACATTCCATCTGACTGGGAAGCTCTTGATATTGGACCAAAAACAGTGGCGTTTTTTGCAGAAGCTATCTCCAACTCTAAGCTTGTGATTTGGAATGGACCAATGGGAGTTTTTGAACTTAATTCATTTGCGAATGGAACAAAAGGTGTAGCAGATGCATTGGCGAAAACAGAAGGATATACTGTTATTGGTGGAGGAGATTCAGCAGCAGCAGTTGAAAAATTTGGATATGCTGAGAAAATGGATCATATTTCCACAGGTGGAGGAGCTTCTCTAGAGTTCATGGAAGGAAAAGAACTTCCTGGAGTAGTAGCATTAAATAATAAATAAAGAGAGGTGTTTGGCATGCGCAAACGTATTATTGCGGGAAACTGGAAAATGAATAAAGTTCTAGCTGAAGCTGAATCTTTTGTTGACACAGCTAAAGGAAAGATACCAACTTTTGATGAAGTTGAAGCGGTTGTATGCGCTCCACATCTTTATCTTCAACGTCTTGTACAGCTTACGGAAGGAACAGACCTTAAAGTTGGTGCTCAAACGATGCATTATGAGGAAAGTGGGGCTTTTACAGGGGAAGTTAGTCCGATTATGCTGAAAGATATTGGGGTAACCTATGTTATTATTGGACACTCCGAGCGAAGAGAGTATTTTAATGAAACAGATGAGACTGTTAATAAAAAAGCTCATGCTGCCTTTAAACATGGTCTTACCCCGATTATTTGTGTGGGAGAAACGCTAGAACAGCGGGAAAACAAGGAAACGATGACTTTAGTAGAAAGCCAAGTGAAAAAGGCGCTTGAGGGACTCGATGAGCTTCAAGTCAAGCAGTCAGTTATTGCTTATGAGCCGATTTGGGCTATTGGAACAGGAAAAACAGCATCTTCCGAAGATGCCAATGAAGTATGCGCTCATATTCGAAAAGTTGTTCAAGAATTTGTATCTGAAGATGTAGC
Coding sequences within:
- a CDS encoding phosphoglycerate kinase encodes the protein MNKQSIRDVEVKGKRVFCRVDFNVPMKNEEITDDTRIRAALPTIQYLMEQGAKVILASHLGRPKGQVVEELRLNAVAQRLSDLLNKSVVKTDEAYGDEAKEAISQLEAGDVLLLENVRFYPGEEKNDEELAKQFAELADLYVNDAFGAAHRAHASTEGIAHHLPAVAGFLMEKELQVLGSALNNPERPFTAIIGGAKVKDKIGVIDNLLDKVDNLIIGGGLAYTFVKAQGYEIGNSLLEEDKIDLAKEFMQKAKDKGVRFLMPVDAVVADDFSDDANIKVVDIKDIPSDWEALDIGPKTVAFFAEAISNSKLVIWNGPMGVFELNSFANGTKGVADALAKTEGYTVIGGGDSAAAVEKFGYAEKMDHISTGGGASLEFMEGKELPGVVALNNK
- the tpiA gene encoding triose-phosphate isomerase — translated: MRKRIIAGNWKMNKVLAEAESFVDTAKGKIPTFDEVEAVVCAPHLYLQRLVQLTEGTDLKVGAQTMHYEESGAFTGEVSPIMLKDIGVTYVIIGHSERREYFNETDETVNKKAHAAFKHGLTPIICVGETLEQRENKETMTLVESQVKKALEGLDELQVKQSVIAYEPIWAIGTGKTASSEDANEVCAHIRKVVQEFVSEDVAQAVRIQYGGSVKPANIKELLEQSDIDGALVGGASLEVESFLQLVEAGK